Proteins from a genomic interval of Indicator indicator isolate 239-I01 chromosome 1, UM_Iind_1.1, whole genome shotgun sequence:
- the LOC128971690 gene encoding cytochrome c oxidase assembly factor 5 has protein sequence MPKYYEDKEEDGRACGGVREDLRQCLLESPCVLQENKSPKQCLMEGHCRSLQITFFACKRSMLDTRARFRGRKGY, from the exons ATGCCCAAGTACTATGAAGATAAGGAGGAGGACGGGCGGGCCTGTGGGGGGGTCAGGGAAGACCTGCGGCAGTGCCTGCTGGAGAGCCCCTGCGTCCTGCAG gaaaacaaaagtccTAAACAGTGTTTGATGGAAGGACACTGTAGGAGTTTGCAAATCACATTTTTTGCGTGCAAAAGATCAATG TTGGATACCAGGGCAAGgttcagaggaaggaagggatacTGA
- the UNC50 gene encoding protein unc-50 homolog, translated as MLPTTSVNSRSQGNGVLSPRDAARHTAGAKRYKYLRRLFHFRQMDFEFALWQMLYLFTSPQRVYRNFHYRKQTKDQWARDDPAFLVLLSIWLCVSTVGFGFVLDMGFFETIKLLLWVVFIDCVGVGLLIATLMWFISNKYLVKQQNRDYDVEWGYAFDVHLNAFYPLLVILHFIQLFFINYVIISDSVIGYFVGNTLWLIAIGYYIYVTFLGYSALPFLKNTAILLYPFALLIMLYLISLACGWNFTKMLCSFYKYRVR; from the exons ATGCTGCCAACCACTTCAGTTAATTCTCGGAGCCAGGGCAATGGTGTGCTGAGCCCCAGAGATGCTGCAAGGCATACAGCTGGTGCAAAACGCTACAAGTACCTGCGCAGGCTCTTCCACTTCCGACAGATGGACTTTGAGTTTGCTCTTTGGCAGATGCTTTACCTGTTTACTTCACCACAAAGGGTTTATAGGAACTTTCACTacagaaaacagacaaaagaCCAGTGGGCAAGAGATGATCCTGCTTTCTTAGTGCTTCTCAGTATCTGGCTCTGTG TGTCTACTGTAGgatttggatttgtgctggacATGGGGTTCTTTGAAACAATAAAGCTTCTGCTTTGGGTTGTATTCATAGACTGTGTAGGTGTTGGCCTCCTGATTGCAACTCTCATGTG GTTCATTTCTAATAAGTACTTGGTGAAGCAGCAGAACAGGGACTATGATGTGGAGTGGGGATATGCCTTTGATGTTCATCTGAATGCTTTCTATCCACTTTTGGTCATTCTGCATTTTATCCAGCTGTTTTTCATCAACT ATGTCATAATATCCGATTCTGTCATCGGGTATTTTGTTGGGAACACGTTATGGCTGATCGCAATTGGCTATTACATCTATGTCACATTCCTAGGATACAGTG CACTGCCCTTTCTGAAGAACACTGCTATTCTTTTGTACCCGTTTGCACTTCTCATCATGCTCTATTTGATCTCATTAGCATGTGGCTGGAACTTCACCAAGATGCTTTGCTCCTTTTATAAATACAGAGTGAGATAA